A single Lolium perenne isolate Kyuss_39 chromosome 6, Kyuss_2.0, whole genome shotgun sequence DNA region contains:
- the LOC127321217 gene encoding ABC transporter G family member 1-like, with protein sequence MWSFSRSRDVEAAHSHGEGVRTRTLLDGVSGEAQDGEIMAVLGASGAGKSTLIDALAGRIQRDSLRGAVTLNGDALDSRLLRIISAYVMQDDLLHPMLTVAETLMYSAEFRLPRSLSTSKKRSRVQALIEQLGLGAAANTIIGDEGSRGVSGGERRRVSIGIDIIHDPIILFLDEPTSGLDSTSAFMVVKVLQRIARSGSIVIMSVHQPSYRILGLLDRLMFLSRGRTSYYGPPAALPRFFSELGQPIPDGENPAEFALDHIRELEGSLAGTEELVEFNKVWQEKPLSRTRVPAAPASTDKPWRSLKETISLSIARGKMVSSTGTEVATYANPWWVEVWVLTRRGFTNTRRTPERFRVRFGAVALTAFILATLFWRLDNTPSGVKERFSFFAIAMSTMFYTTADTLPVFLIERYIFFRETAHNAYRRSSYTVSNAIVAFPPLIFLSLAFAAITFFAVGLAGGAEGFLFFLLIVLASFWAGSGFVTFLSGVVSHVIIGYTVVVAGVSYFLLFSGFFVTRDRIPDYWMWFHYLSLLKYPYEAVMHNEFGTDPSKCFMRGVHMFDGTPMAKLPMETQLNVLNTMLAGADFNSTSCITTGADILAKQAVDQLSKWGCLWVTVAWGFLFRVFFYLTLVLGSKNKRS encoded by the coding sequence ATGTGGTCGTTCAGCCGGAGCCGCGACGTGGAGGCGGCTCACAGTCACGGCGAGGGCGTGAGGACACGCACGCTGCTGGACGGAGTCTCCGGCGAGGCGCAGGACGGGGAGATCATGGCCGTGCTTGGCGCGAGCGGTGCCGGCAAGAGCACGCTCATCGACGCGCTCGCCGGCAGGATCCAGCGCGATAGCCTCCGCGGCGCTGTCACGCTCAACGGGGACGCCCTCGACAGCCGCCTGCTGAGAATCATCTCGGCGTACGTGATGCAGGACGATCTGCTACACCCCATGCTCACCGTCGCCGAGACGCTCATGTACTCGGCCGAGTTCCGGCTCCCGCGCTCGCTCTCCACGTCCAAGAAGAGGAGCCGTGTTCAGGCGCTCATCGAGCAGCTTGGATTAGGCGCTGCGGCCAATACCATCATCGGTGACGAGGGCAGCCGCGGAGTGTCCGGTGGCGAGCGCCGGCGTGTGTCCATCGGCATCGACATCATCCACGACCCAATCATCTTGTTCCTAGACGAGCCCACGTCCGGCCTCGATTCTACCAGCGCCTTCATGGTGGTCAAGGTGCTGCAGCGCATCGCGCGAAGCGGCAGCATTGTCATCATGTCCGTCCACCAACCGAGCTACCGCATCCTCGGGCTCCTTGACCGCCTCATGTTCCTCTCCCGCGGTCGGACGTCGTACTACGGCCCGCCGGCCGCCCTGCCTCGGTTCTTCTCGGAGCTCGGGCAGCCGATTCCTGACGGTGAGAACCCAGCCGAGTTCGCGCTGGATCACATACGCGAGCTGGAGGGCTCCCTGGCCGGGACGGAGGAGCTGGTGGAGTTTAACAAGGTGTGGCAAGAGAAGCCGCTTTCCCGTACCCGCGTCCCGGCGGCACCGGCAAGCACGGACAAGCCTTGGCGGTCGCTTAAGGAGACAATCAGCTTGAGCATCGCCCGCGGCAAGATGGTGTCCAGCACCGGCACGGAGGTTGCCACTTACGCGAATCCGTGGTGGGTGGAGGTGTGGGTGCTGACGCGGCGAGGGTTCACCAACACCCGGCGCACCCCGGAGCGGTTCCGGGTCCGGTTCGGCGCCGTGGCATTAACCGCCTTCATCCTGGCCACCCTTTTCTGGCGGCTGGACAATACACCCAGTGGCGTGAAGGAGCGGTTCAGCTTCTTCGCCATCGCCATGTCCACCATGTTCTACACCACCGCCGACACTCTTCCCGTGTTCCTCATCGAGCGCTACATCTTCTTCCGGGAGACAGCCCACAACGCGTACCGCCGGTCCTCGTACACCGTATCCAACGCCATTGTGGCCTTCCCACCACTCATCTTCCTCTCCCTCGCCTTCGCGGCCATTACCTTCTTCGCCGTGGGGTTGGCCGGTGGCGCCGAGGGCTTTCTCTTCTTCCTTCTCATTGTGCTCGCCTCCTTCTGGGCGGGGAGCGGGTTCGTGACCTTCCTCTCCGGCGTGGTGTCGCACGTGATTATCGGGTACACCGTGGTGGTGGCCGGTGTGTCCTACTTCCTGCTCTTCAGCGGCTTCTTCGTGACCCGCGACCGCATCCCCGACTACTGGATGTGGTTCCACTACCTCTCACTGCTCAAGTACCCGTACGAGGCAGTGATGCACAACGAGTTCGGCACCGATCCCAGCAAGTGCTTCATGCGAGGGGTGCATATGTTCGACGGGACGCCCATGGCCAAGCTGCCGATGGAGACCCAGCTTAACGTGCTCAACACCATGCTGGCGGGGGCCGACTTCAACAGCACATCGTGCATCACGACGGGGGCAGACATCCTGGCGAAGCAGGCCGTGGACCAACTCAGCAAGTGGGGCTGCCTGTGGGTCACCGTGGCCTGGGGGTTTCTCTTCCGGGTCTTCTTCTACCTCACGCTCGTGCTTGGCAGCAAGAACaaaaggagctga